From Fusarium fujikuroi IMI 58289 draft genome, chromosome FFUJ_chr07, a single genomic window includes:
- a CDS encoding related to nuclear matrix protein p84 gives MAAQEIDNPAAPAIAAFTTLLKEFLSQAEAAKPTSAIEPALRKSDFDDVSGRVSRTADDVSSPAAEGAASTINKGRQFAIIETAARNIFSQLIATTTIDSPDYVKVWNLLDILSILSDDGQCDPALLFWLAEELLDSQTIAGCRKIFDFLESRRERITANHFKQKQLIILRTCNELLRRLSRAEDTAFCGRVFIFMFQSFPLGDKSSVNLRGEYHVENATTYEATRAEDESKMAVDEPEEQLKEQAESRSTPKSSDAKKADKEEPLSTDELYPIFWSLQEYFSQPKKLFETTNLSSFKEGLAATMKVFQTVHNDSRRSLKRKRESGEEDESSNTFNPKYLTSKDLFDLEISDLSFRRHVLVQALIIMDFLISLSIQARVRLTEALPASASVNKAVMYSDQVLSDEDAEWASDMKKTIADYLRQGADGPYFYRMVETVLARDKNWVRWKIEGCHPIKRDPVSPASFLEAKANVQKMATSKRLRSVPMGSVSLDFLKEEDGEAAMSRLKTKERYELPELDTFKRKIADDDFEIDMPTNDQTKAAAIAGKASKSWRALRIAARSKLAALDKIEDPKKIDIVFEELTEVDDIEDTSEPTASEEDIPSNRDPIIICGITSVGKSTIIRKLMEERKGVFAPVVRHTTREPVEGEVNGKSFHFVKEQEFNQLRDGDRLIESGTRNGVDYGTSFKAIEAISESGKVPIIELDIEAAQYAKDMDFQARYVLVTTSNPELLKQRLKASGKEESAIQDILKKHSTELELHKVDELFDTSIVDDDDVEAVKAIGNYIYGESQGKQDFSEDTAMKDEEENTTKIAEAKEATMTDA, from the exons ATGGCGGCGCAAGAGATAGACAATCCAGCTGCACCGGCGATCGCAGCTTTCACGACTCTGCTAAAAGAATTTCTTTCCCAAGCAGAGGCCGCCAAACCAACATCAGCGATTGAGCCGGCGCTGCGCAAGTCCGATTTCGACGACGTCTCTGGCCGAGTCTCCAGAACCGCGGACGATGTTTCAAGCCCAGCTGCTGAAGGTGCTGCGTCAACGATCAACAAAGGACGGCAGTTTGCTATAATAGAAACCGCGGCTCGTAACATATTCAGCCAACTCATT GCGACAACCACCATCGATTCTCCCGACTATGTCAAGGTGTGGAACCTCCTCGACATCCTGTCGATTCTTTCCGACGATGGACAATGTGATCCCGCGCTCTTGTTCTGGCTAGCAGAGGAACTACTGGACAGCCAAACTATAGCTGGCTGTCGTAAGATCTTTGATTTCCTCGAGTCAAGGAGAGAACGAATCACAGCAAATCATTTCAAACAAAAGCAGTTAATTATTCTTCGAACATGCAACGAATTGCTGCGCCGACTATCCCGTGCAGAAGATACTGCTTTCTGCGGTcgcgtcttcatcttcatgttCCAAAGTTTTCCTCTGGGCGACAAGAGTTCTGTGAACCTGCGAGGCGAATACCATGTCGAAAATGCCACGACATACGAGGCGACGCGGGCAGAGGACGAATCTAAGATGGCTGTTGACGAGCCAGAAGAGCAACTCAAGGAGCAAGCAGAGTCAAGGTCCACACCCAAGTCATCCGACGCCAAAAAGGCAGACAAAGAGGAGCCCCTGTCGACAGACGAGCTTTATCCAATATTCTGGTCCCTTCAGGAATACTTCAGTCAACCCAAAAAGCTTTTTGAGACTACCAATTTGTCGTCCTTCAAAGAGGGTCTAGCAGCCACAATGAAAGTCTTTCAAACAGTGCACAACGATTCAAGGCGAAGCCTGAAACGAAAACGAGAgagtggagaagaagatgagagttCTAACACATTCAACCCCAAATATCTCACTAGTAAAGATTTATTCGACCTGGAG ATCAGTGATTTGTCTTTCCGTCGACATGTTCTTGTGCaagctctcatcatcatggatTTCCTCATCTCACTATCCATCCAAGCACGAGTGCGACTTACAGAAGCCCTCCCCGCCAGTGCCAGCGTAAATAAGGCCGTCATGTACAGTGACCAAGTCCTGAGTGACGAAGAC GCTGAATGGGCTAGTGACATGAAAAAGACTATTGCGGACTACCTCCGCCAGGGTGCTGATGGTCCATACTTTTATCGAATGGTAGAAACCGTGCTGGCTAGAGACAAGAACTGGGTTCGCTGGAAGATTGAAGGCTGTCACCCCATCAAACGAGACCCAGTCTCGCCGGCATCCTTTCTTGAGGCAAAGGCCAACGTTCAGAAAATGGCTACCAGCAAGCGGCTAAGGTCCGTCCCTATGGGCTCTGTCTCCTTGGACTttctcaaggaggaggatggagaggCGGCGATGAGTCGACTCAAAACCAAGGAGCGCTATGAACTACCAGAGCTCGACACGTTCAAACGTAAAATTGCCGACGATGATTTTGAGATCGATATGCCAACAAACGACCAAACCAAAGCTGCTGCTATCGCTGGCAAGGCCAGCAAGAGCTGGAGAGCACTGCGAATCGCAGCGCGCTCAAAGCTTGCCGCACTCGACAAGATAGAAGATCCTAAGAAGATTGATATCGTGTTCGAGGAGCTTACAGAAGTGGATGATATCGAGGACACTTCTGAGCCCACAGCAAGTGAAGAAGATATACCCTCGAACCGAGACCCTATCATCATTTGTGGCATCACAAGCGTAGGCAAGTCAACCATTATCAGAAAACTTATGGAAGAGCGAAAGGGCGTGTTCGCTCCTGTTGTCCGCCATACCACACGAGAGCCTGTTGAAGGTGAGGTCAACGGCAAGAGTTTCCACTTTGTCAAGGAACAAGAGTTCAACCAGCTACGAGATGGGGACCGCTTGATAGAATCAGGTACTCGGAACGGCGTCGATTACGGAACCAGTTTCAAGGCCATCGAGGCTATTTCAGAGAGTGGCAAAGTACCAATCATCGAACTAGACATCGAG GCTGCCCAATATGCCAAAGATATGGATTTCCAGGCACGCTACGTGCTCGTTACGACATCTAACCCCGAACTTCTCAAGCAGCGCCTCAAAGCTTCGGGCAAAGAAGAATCTGCCATTCAAGATATCTTGAAGAAACACTCTACAGAACTCGAGTTGCATAAGGTCGACGAACTGTTTGACACATCAATtgtcgacgacgacgatgttgAAGCAGTCAAGGCTATTGGGAATTACATTTATGGGGAAAGTCAGGGCAAGCAGGACTTCAGTGAGGACACAGCtatgaaggatgaggaggaaaaTACCACCAAGATCGCCGAAGCAAAGGAGGCCACGATGACAGATGCATAA
- a CDS encoding probable benzoate 4-monooxygenase cytochrome P450, with protein MFILSPSFMLGAAALLVVTHLIVRMTSATAKVPGPLISNFTSLVLKWHELNANRTVYIHELHRKYGPVVRIAPNEVSFTSIDALKEIYGSGGSGYDKTEFYDLFQVYGKRTMFSTLVKGDHAKRRRMIGDRYANSNVMKQAPLAGIQERSKWFVERCVDSPDKTADVFVSSDYKELNRLRRTSQLTKPALHAYACDCVTHQLFHPYGSNCLQNKDDEEMMHQVAADDSLQNRLVQYYSPILHRLGSSILTSFAKPRLIPLADNFVIENAKEDGAADFTVLNRLKEKDSVLDTIDMAAECLDHMAAGIDTTGDVLCFLMWELSLPRSIKYQRLLREEFRSKPDANFDELPMLDAVLNEGLRCFPAIPMSLPRYVPHGGRVIDGFSLPQETVVSCQALSVHRINDHVFPEPDKFYPERWLEAEGDADRRRHQWAFSSGGRGCIGKHLAMAEMKTLLRDVYSQYETEPDESMRSESMAMDDQLISSRPRGKRCLLKFVPVKG; from the exons ATGTTTATACTATCACCAAGCTTCATGCTTGGAGCTGCTGCTCTCCTTGTTGTTACTCATCTCATTGTCCGCATGACTTCGGCCACGGCAAAGGTTCCCGGTCCCTTGATATCCAACTTCACCTCACTTGTACTGAAATGGCACGAACTCAATGCCAACCGTACCGTATATATTCACGAGCTTCATAGGAAATATGGCCCAGTTGTCAGGATCGCCCCCAATGAGGTTTCCTTCACTTCGATTGATGCCCTCAAAGAGATTTATGGTTCTGGTGGTAGCGGATACGATAAGACAGAGTTTTATGACCTCTTTCAAGTCTACGGCAAGCG GACAATGTTCTCAACACTAGTTAAAGGCGAC CATGCGAAACGACGGAGGATGATTGGCGATAGATATGCCAACAGCAACGTAATGAAGCAAGCCCCCCTGGCCGGGATACAAGAACGTTCCAAGTGGTTTGTTGAGCGTTGCGTTGACTCGCCTGACAAGACGGCAGACGTATTT GTTAGTTCAGACTACAAGGAGCTGAACCGATTGAGGAGAACGTCACAGCTGACCAAACCAGCGTTGCACGCATATGCTTGTGATTGCGTTACGCACCAGTTGTTCCACCCTTATGGAAGCAACTGCCTGCAAAATAaggacgacgaagaaatgATGCATCAAGTTGCTGCCGATGACAGTCTTCAGA ATCGTCTGGTCCAGTACTATAGCCCGATTCTACACCGTCTTGGATCAAGCATTCTGACGAGCTTTGCCAAACCTCGACTGATTCCTCTGGCCGACAACTTTGTCATTGAAAACgccaaagaagatggtgCAGCAGATTTCACCGTTCTTAACCGGCTTAAGGAGAAGGATAGCGTCCTTGATACTATCGACATGGCTGCCGAGTGTCTCGATCACATGGCCGCTGGCATCGATACGACCGGCGATGttctctgcttcttgatgTGGGAACTTTCACTGCCCCGATCGATAAAGTATCAACGACTTCTGCGAGAAGAGTTTCGAAGCAAGCCTGACGCCAACTTTGACGAATTGCCCATGCTAGATGCTGTTCTGAACGAGGGACTGAGATGTTTCCCTGCCATTCCAATGTCATTGCCTCGATACGTTCCCCACGGCGGCCGTGTCATTGATGGATTCTCCTTACCCCAGGAGACAGTTGTCAGTTGCCAGGCTCTTTCGGTTCACCGAATCAACGATCATGTCTTCCCCGAGCCGGACAAATTCTACCCTGAAAGGTGGTTGGAAGCCGAAGGAGATGCCGACCGCCGAAGACACCAATGGGCCTTCTCTagtggaggaagaggatgcatCGGGAAACA TCTTGCCATGGCGGAGATGAAGACCCTGCTTCGAGACGTGTATTCACAGTACGAAACTGAGCCGGATGAATCAATGAGGAGCGAATCTATGGCGATGGACGATCAACTGATCTCCTCACGGCCTCGGGGAAAGCGATGCCTGCTCAAATTCGTGCCTGTGAAGGGCTGA
- a CDS encoding related to NAM7-nonsense-mediated mRNA decay protein, giving the protein MPTVKRLKGSGAAKAQKQNEQKEKVNDGRPTPAEVEEEEHQFVQLARKHWLKAGKKPAKPKVKNDVLKQSIWDVLEREGFQYKSLLLLESLQTLESYLWPGYTEEASNFHVLLIALIANVKHREHLATWTLFEDRPADFSSLFRRLLSMMLDRTLSVTLRTQLLCFLIYAFQSLDCTLVRKECAPLVSIGIWHNLSTDSSREASLDQLPHLRKAWKAAHKRYEAADEPNKARLRFERSWLYTLLLDFLSLLYTEIRKADQILYCERFTEFLVDLQGQLPTRRYVNTLIQDLHVVPAMRLSPMFNDEENTLLRDLQALLSHFTFFDINDQTGAQYSMTEAYDKHCASLAKLQRVALKHFREKLMVLALSNYGSINQRHELQALLEPLTDEELLSLLSLLGFRIAYPESLGLPMDRKLLLEVLLSNFERRKTFQEEARDMSLAPTEETIFDNSFQQAETYDGSHPMALPKLNLQYLSIGDFLWRSLILYRCESFYGVRKDIETALRRLRPEAKGSDETNFAGFSKMAMPISKPAILEIVPPLVGDDKPSTVRAEVSFDVRRLGEGVRREWDSLRQDDVVFLIAVEPPLAKSISNGGDNSSESERLGVITVRTAAIHQITDDTGRHVRDGAGKLDTKRRIQLKLDTHAYSRDAERAAAGKPDVYGKVNLLLRRGRRENNFKPVLESIRSLVLSDIPLPEWLHEVFLGYGDPAGAHYKNLPNRERKVDFRDTFLDWQHLAESLPGKIIDPGDDVSGSFGPPYVLESVEKQEEPQGNKPSKKRRRDADPALIAEIETLRVSSYKPPNNGPYPVDNPKLNSVRFTPAQIEAITSGTQPGLTVIVGPPGTGKTDVVTQVINNIYHNYPEQKTLLLAHSNQALNQLFAKIVALDIDERHLLRLGHGEEDLDTEGNFSKHGRVESFLENRDRYLLEVRKLATSLGAPGAHENSAETAGYFNNVYVAPAWNRFKQIAYAEESTAAEIVAAFPFLSYFSDAPQPILHPESSKEQVLEAVEGCYRHISKIFSELADALPFEILRRDRDKANYLLTSEARIVAMTTTHAAIRRGEIASLGFHYDNVVMEEAAQVTEIETFLPLAMQKPRNGELPLQRVVLCGDHFQNSPVIQSLAFRHYANLEQSLFSRLVRLGVPTVTLDQQGRARGSIANLYQWRYPKLGNLPEVQTSAEFVKANAGFKFDYQFINVPDYKGRGEAEPTPHFIQNLGEAEYAVAIFQYMRLLGYPAEKITILTTYAGQRALVKDVLSHRCARNPVFGMPKAVATVDKYQGEQNDYIILSLTRTSRVGYLRDVRRMTVALSRARLGLYILGRREVFEACPELRPAFDILLQRPDKLMLVTGELWPTQREVTQELGAVEGEVPMEGVEHLGQYVFEMTNTKIKQLEAEQGGLPETIMEEPEDEEGGYGNNEDEEDDEEEEVEADILEVREGE; this is encoded by the exons ATGCCTACAGTAAAGCGACTCAAGGGCAGCGGCGCTGCCAAGGCGCAAAAGCAGAACGAACAAAAGGAAAAAGTCAACGATGGACGGCCAACCCCGGCCgaagttgaggaggaggagcatcaGTTCGTTCAACTGGCGCGAAAGCATTGGTTGAAAGCTGGCAAGAAGCCAGCGAAGCCCAAGGTGAAGAACGACGTTCTCAAACAAAGTATCTGGGATGTACTTGAACGCGAGGGCTTCCAGTATAAgtctcttttgcttcttgagaGCCTGCAGACTTTAGAGAG TTATCTATGGCCAGGATACACAGAGGAGGCTTCTAACTTTCACGTTCTGTTGATTGCGCTCATCGCAAACGTGAAACATCGAGAGCATCTCGCGACATGGA CACTCTTCGAGGACCGACCCGCCGATTTCTCTTCACTTTTCCGCCGACTCTTGTCGATGATGCTCGATCGAACACTATCCGTTACGCTCCGGACTCAACTTCTCTGCTTCCTTATATATGCTTTCCAGAGTCTCGACTGCACTCTCGTCCGCAAAGAATGTGCCCCTCTTGTATCGATCGGTATCTGGCACAACTTGTCCACCGACTCATCGCGCGAAGCTAGCCTAGATCAACTCCCTCATCTACGAAAAGCCTGGAAGGCCGCGCACAAGCGATACGAGGCCGCTGATGAGCCCAATAAGGCACGACTACGGTTCGAGCGATCTTGGCTTTATACACTTCTCCTCGACTTTTTGAGTCTGCTGTATACAGAGATCAGAAAGGCGG ACCAAATTCTCTACTGTGAGCGTTTCACTGAGTTTCTTGTCGATCTCCAGGGCCAGCTTCCAACCAGACGATATGTCAATACCTTGATTCAGGATCTTCATGTTGTTCCCGCTATGCGATTATCACCAATGTTTAATGATGAGGAAAACACTCTACTCCGCGACCTCCAGGCTTTGCTTTCCCACTTTACATTCTTTGATATCAATGACCAGACAGGCGCCCAGTATAGCATGACAGAGGCTTACGACAAACATTGTGCGTCACTCGCCAAGTTGCAACGGGTTGCTCTAAAACATTTCAGAGAGAAGCTTATGGTACTGGCTCTGTCGAACTATGGTTCCATTAACCAAAGGCATGAACTGCAGGCATTACTGGAACCGTTGACAGACGAAGAACTTCTGAGCCTGTTATCTCTGCTTGGTTTCCGGATAGCCTACCCTGAAAGCTTGGGTCTACCAATGGATCGTAAGTTGTTGCTGGAAGTGCTCTTGTCTAATTTTGAGCGGAGAAAGACGTTCCAAGAGGAGGCACGAGACATGAGCCTGGCACCAACCGAGGAGACAATATTCGATAACAGCTTCCAGCAGGCAGAAACTTATGATGGCTCACATCCGATGGCTCTTCCTAAACTGAACCTGCAATATCTCTCAATAGGTGATTTTCTGTGGCGGTCACTTATCTTGTATCGGTGCGAGTCCTTTTATGGAGTCCGAAAGGATATCGAGACTGCTTTGAGGCGTTTACGCCCAGAGGCCAAGGGCTCAGATGAAACAAACTTTGCCGGTTTCTcaaagatggcgatgccGATCTCAAAGCCAGCCATACTTGAGATTGTCCCTCCTCTTGTTGGAGATGACAAACCATCCACGGTACGCGCTGAAGTTTCTTTTGACGTTAGACGTCTGGGTGAAGGAGTCCGAAGAGAGTGGGATTCTCTCCGACAGGACGATGTTGTTTTCCTCATTGCGGTCGAGCCACCACTAGCAAAGTCCATCAGCAACGGAGGAGATAATTCGTCAGAGTCTGAACGACTAGGTGTGATAACTGTACGAACCGCCGCAATCCATCAAATCACCGACGATACAGGGCGCCATGTTCGAGACGGCGCAGGAAAACTTGACACCAAGCGCCGCATCCAACTCAAGCTGGACACACATGCTTATAGCAGAGATGCCGAGCGGGCGGCGGCTGGCAAGCCTGATGTTTATGGCAAAGTCAACCTtctgctgagaagaggaagaagggaaaaCAACTTCAAGCCCGTGTTGGAATCCATTCGAAGCCTGGTGCTGTCAGATATTCCTCTGCCGGAATGGCTTCATGAGGTCTTTCTCGGCTATGGGGATCCTGCTGGAGCGCATTACAAGAACTTGCCAAACCGCGAACGCAAGGTCGACTTTAGGGATACTTTTCTCGACTGGCAGCATCTAGCAGAAAGTCTCCCTGGTAAGATCATTGACCCAGGTGACGACGTCTCTGGTAGCTTTGGACCGCCCTACGTACTAGAGTCTgtcgagaagcaggaggAGCCTCAAGGTAACAAGCCTTCCAAAAAAAGACGCCGAGATGCCGATCCCGCACTTATCGCCGAGATTGAGACTCTGAGGGTATCGAGTTATAAGCCCCCCAACAACGGCCCTTATCCCGTTGATAACCCTAAGCTCAACTCGGTACGGTTCACTCCCGCTCAGATTGAAGCTATTACTTCCGGCACCCAACCTGGACTCACTGTCATTGTTGGACCTCCCGGTACAGGAAAGACGGATGTTGTTACACAGGTTATCAACAACATTTATCACAATTATCCCGAGCAGAAaacgcttcttcttgctcatAGCAACCAAGCACTCAACCAGCTATTTGCCAAGATCGTGGCCCTCGATATCGACGAGCGACACTTATTGCGGCTCGGACACGGCGAAGAGGATCTAGATACGGAAGGAAACTTCAGCAAGCATGGTCGAGTCGAGTCATTCCTCGAAAACCGAGACCGCTATCTTCTGGAAGTGAGGAAACTAGCAACTAGCCTTGGCGCCCCTGGAGCTCATGAGAACTCGGCTGAGACAGCAGGTTATTTCAATAATGTCTACGTCGCTCCAGCATGGAACAGGTTCAAGCAAATCGCTTACGCCGAGGAATCAACAGCTGCTGAGATTGTGGCAGCCTTCCCCTTTCTTTCGTACTTTTCAGATGCCCCGCAACCTATCCTCCACCCAGAGAGTAGCAAAGAGCAAGTGCTTGAAGCTGTGGAAGGTTGCTACCGGCATATTTCCAAGATTTTCTCTGAGCTGGCTGATGCACTTCCGTTTGAGATCCTCCGACGAGATCGTGACAAGGCAAACTACCTGCTCACCAGCGAGGCGCGCATTGTCGCCATGACGACAACACATGCAGCTatcagaagaggagagatCGCATCACTTGGTTTCCATTACGACAACGTAGTTATGGAGGAGGCTGCTCAAGTGACCGAGATCGAGACCTTTTTGCCACTCGCGATGCAGAAGCCTCGAAATGGTGAACTGCCTCTGCAAAGGGTTGTTTTGTGCGGAGACCATTTCCAGAATTCACCGGTCATTCAAAGTCTGGCATTCCGTCATTACGCCAATCTTGAGCAGTCACTATTCTCAAGACTGGTCAGACTGGGCGTTCCTACGGTCACCCTCGACCAGCAGGGCCGTGCTCGTGGTTCGATCGCAAATCTTTACCAGTGGCGCTACCCCAAGCTCGGCAACCTTCCCGAGGTGCAGACAAGTGCTGagtttgtcaaggccaatgcTGGATTCAAGTTCGACTATCAGTTTATCAACGTGCCTGACTACAAGGGTCGGGGAGAGGCTGAACCCACGCCACACTTTATCCAGAACCTCGGTGAGGCCGAATACGCGGTAGCCATCTTCCAGTACATGCGCCTCCTGGGTTAccctgctgagaagatcacTATTCTTACAACTTACGCTGGTCAACGGGCCCTGGTAAAGGATGTCCTCTCGCATAGATGCGCCCGAAACCCCGTCTTTGGCATGCCAAAGGCGGTAGCTACTGTCGATAAGTACCAGGGCGAGCAGAACGATT ATATCATTCTGTCGCTTACCCGAACGTCACGTGTGGGCTATTTACGTGACGTGCGCCGCATGACAGTAGCTCTATCTCGAGCAAGACTTGGCCTGTACATTCTCGGTCGCCGCGAGGTTTTTGAAGCATGCCCTGAGCTTCGACCCGCCTTTGACATATTACTTCAAAGGCCAGATAAGCTAATGCTGGTAACGGGAGAGCTCTGGCCTACGCAGAGAGAGGTCACTCAGGAGCTAGGAGCTGTGGAGGGTGAGGTACCAATGGAAGGCGTAGAGCACCTGGGTCAATATGTCTTTGAGATGACCAACACAAAGATCAAGCAGCTTGAGGCAGAACAGGGAGGACTGCCTGAGACAATCATGGAAGAGcctgaagacgaagaaggggGGTATGGCAAcaacgaagacgaggaagatgacgaagaagaggaggtcgAGGCAGACATCTTGGAAGTTCGGGAAGGAGAGTAG
- a CDS encoding related to translation initiation factor eIF5 has product MALVNVRRDVSDAFYRYKMERLQTKIEGKGNGIKTVVVNLSSVAASLARPGSYVIKYFGFELGAQTNIDPKDDRWIINGAHDAPKLQDHLDGFINKFVLCKKCKNPETDVVIKDDRILLDCKACGQRTDVDIRLKLSGFILKNQPKKGKKDKAERRAAKKARQNGNAANGTNGQNGAGSDEASENGSNENGDEDVGSDDEFQKVAAEAAEAAQENEVKEHEWAVDMSEEAVKARQASLPGEFKQKLNIGDDDDEEGEGGPTIYDELGDWIQSQAEEKGSVDKVESIDIYVKAKELGIEGKHRSVLVLVQTIFDKNIVAQIPKRASMLKQFVTSERHEKALLGGTERLVGTLAADHPEMFHSIVKILQLYYHYDLISEEVVVKWGSKASKKYTDISTSKKVRKAAEPFLTWLAEADSEESSDEE; this is encoded by the exons ATGGCTCTCGTCAACGTTCGTCGCGATGTCAGCGATGCTTTCTATCGTTACAAGATGGAGCGTCTGCAGACCAAGATTGAAGGTAAAGGAAACGGTATCAAGACCGTCGTCGTCAACCTGAGCAGCGTTGCTGCCTCTCTTGCCCGTCCTGGTTCTTATGTCATTAAGTACTTTGGTTTCGAGCTTGGTGCTCAGACCAACATCGATCCCAAAGACGATCGTTGGATTATCAACGGTGCTCATGATGCCCCCAAGCTTCAGGATCACCTCGATGGGTTCATCAACAAGTTCGTCCTCTGCAAGAAATGCAAGAACCCTGAGACCGATGTTGTCATCAAGGATGATCGTATCCTGCTTGATTGCAAGGCCTGCGGTCAGCGCACCGATGTCGACATCCGCCTCAAGCTTAGTGGCTTTATCCTCAAGAACCAGcccaagaagggcaagaaggacaaggccgAACGCAGggctgccaagaaggctcGACAGAACGGCAATGCTGCCAACGGCACCAATGGTCAGAATGGTGCTGGCAGTGATGAGGCATCTGAGAACGGCTCAAACGAGAACGGCGACGAGGACGTTGGCAGTGACGACGAGTTCCAAAAGGTCGCAGCAGAGGCCGCTGAAGCCGCCCAGGAGAACGAAGTCAAGGAGCATGAATGGGCTGTTGACATGAGCGAGGAAGCAGTCAAGGCCCGTCAGGCCTCTCTCCCTGGCGAGTTCAAGCAGAAGCTCAATAttggtgacgatgatgacgaagaaggcGAGGGTGGCCCCACCATctatgatgagcttggcgacTGGATTCAGTCccaggctgaggagaagggCAGCGTTGACAAGGTCGAATCCATCGACATCtatgtcaaggccaaggagcttggtATTGAAGGCAAGCATCGTagtgttcttgttcttgtccaaACCATCTTTGATAAGAACATCGTTGCCCAAATTCCCAAGCGTGCTAGCATGCTCAAGCAG TTTGTTACCTCTGAGCGTCACGAAAAGGCTCTGCTCGGTGGAACCGAACGTCTTGTCGGTACTCTGGCTGCTGACCACCCCGAGATGTTCCACTCCATCGTCAAGATTCTCCAGCTTTACTACCACTATGACCTGATCAGCGAGGAGGTCGTGGTCAAGTGGGGATCCAAGGCTAGCAAGAAGTACACTGACATCTCCACCTCCAAGAAGGTTcgcaaggctgctgagcctTTCTTGACCTGGCTTGCCGAGGCTGATTCGGAGGAGTCTTCTGACGAGGAGTAA